A genomic window from Pseudonocardia broussonetiae includes:
- a CDS encoding isocitrate lyase/PEP mutase family protein yields MDTTTSPAAAALRDRLAAPGLIRVPGLYDGVSAHVARRAGFEVAFLTGAGVSASRYGVPDLGLITATELADAANVVGRAFGAPLIVDADTGFGGVLNVTRTVEVLERAGAAAIMIEDQVTSKRRCGHLSNKEVVSVGEYVTKLHAALAARRAGTLLLARTDARGPLGIDAAIERARTYAAEGADFVFVEAPESVEEIERIPQEITGVPVLFNAVPGGLTPEVGEADLERFGYRLVAYPAALLIPSAQTMADELTKWAGSAAQRITSPRELFETVGLDRWAALEESSF; encoded by the coding sequence GTGGATACGACGACGTCCCCGGCCGCCGCGGCCCTGCGAGATCGCCTCGCCGCGCCCGGCCTGATCCGTGTTCCCGGCCTGTACGACGGGGTGAGTGCGCACGTGGCGCGTCGGGCCGGGTTCGAGGTGGCCTTCCTGACCGGTGCGGGCGTGTCGGCATCCCGCTACGGCGTGCCCGATCTCGGCCTGATCACCGCTACCGAGCTGGCCGACGCCGCGAACGTCGTCGGCAGGGCCTTCGGTGCGCCACTCATCGTCGACGCCGACACCGGGTTCGGCGGCGTCCTCAACGTGACGCGCACGGTCGAGGTGCTCGAACGCGCGGGAGCGGCCGCGATCATGATCGAGGACCAGGTCACGTCGAAGCGTCGCTGCGGCCACCTCTCGAACAAGGAGGTCGTGTCGGTCGGGGAGTACGTCACGAAACTGCATGCCGCCCTCGCCGCGCGGCGGGCGGGCACGCTCCTGCTGGCTCGGACCGATGCCCGCGGTCCGTTGGGGATCGACGCCGCGATCGAGCGTGCCAGGACGTACGCGGCGGAGGGTGCGGACTTCGTCTTCGTCGAGGCGCCGGAGAGCGTCGAGGAGATCGAGCGCATCCCCCAGGAGATCACCGGAGTTCCGGTGCTGTTCAACGCCGTTCCCGGTGGTCTCACACCCGAGGTCGGCGAGGCCGATCTGGAGAGGTTCGGCTACCGCCTCGTGGCGTACCCGGCCGCCCTGCTCATCCCGTCTGCGCAGACCATGGCCGACGAGCTGACGAAGTGGGCCGGGAGCGCGGCGCAACGCATCACGAGCCCCCGCGAGCTGTTCGAGACCGTGGGCCTGGACAGGTGGGCCGCCCTCGAGGAGAGCAGCTTCTGA
- a CDS encoding GlcG/HbpS family heme-binding protein → MIGTGSRDEARTSRGHRTVVSETTVRRTLELVEPLVKHLARGTEQIAGARSAIDTRETHWHCPACTAVSETTRRLVREQRAPSPSDRWSGRLINAEEGARMTVATGSRTRQVVTLSQEGADELVRAVIAAARTSALPVSVAVHDAAANLLAFVRMDGAPELTIGIAQNKAYSSAAFGAATHQLHELIKEDEPLRLGIVHTPRLVTFGGGYPVVADGRIVGAVGVSGGHYTQDTAVAEEALKACGYSV, encoded by the coding sequence GTGATCGGAACCGGGTCCCGCGACGAGGCGCGGACATCTCGCGGTCACCGCACCGTGGTTTCTGAAACCACGGTGCGGCGAACGCTAGAACTCGTCGAACCTCTCGTCAAGCACCTGGCACGCGGGACGGAGCAGATCGCCGGAGCCAGGAGCGCCATTGACACCAGGGAAACCCACTGGCACTGTCCTGCCTGCACAGCGGTTTCGGAAACCACCAGGCGGCTTGTACGCGAGCAACGAGCGCCGTCTCCGTCGGATCGGTGGTCGGGCCGCCTCATCAACGCAGAGGAAGGAGCCCGCATGACCGTCGCTACAGGAAGCCGGACGCGTCAGGTCGTCACGCTCTCGCAGGAGGGCGCCGACGAGCTGGTCCGAGCGGTCATCGCGGCAGCGAGGACCTCGGCGCTGCCGGTCAGCGTCGCCGTGCACGATGCGGCGGCGAACCTGTTGGCGTTCGTCCGCATGGACGGCGCACCCGAGCTGACGATCGGCATCGCCCAGAACAAGGCGTACTCGTCGGCCGCGTTCGGCGCCGCAACGCACCAGCTGCACGAACTCATCAAGGAGGACGAGCCGCTCCGCCTCGGGATCGTCCACACGCCGCGGCTGGTCACCTTCGGCGGCGGCTACCCCGTCGTCGCCGACGGTCGGATCGTCGGCGCGGTCGGGGTCAGCGGCGGCCACTACACGCAGGACACGGCAGTAGCCGAAGAAGCCCTGAAGGCGTGCGGTTACAGCGTCTGA
- a CDS encoding LLM class flavin-dependent oxidoreductase: MSQPTSPLLGDQPLKIGAFAPNANGGITMTEATRSLRVSWEHQKKIAQSLDRWGFDVTVPIARWKGFGGSTNFNGSALETFTWAAGIAEATENIAVVATTHVATLDPVVAAKMAATVDHISGGRFGLNVVMGWNSVEMAMMQNGLLNHEERYAYGAEWLDFVERLWSSDEAFDVDGKFFRAVGCESEPKPLQDRPVIINAGNSKTGLAYSAKYADINFFVSSDLDQMAAHSAALKKAAREEHDREIQTMTAAMVICRDTEAEARRVHDEILEKADWVSAQNLMAIHGVDSDSWKEQMTKFKERFILAHGATSLVGTPEQVVDGLQQMADHGMQGVLMGFLNYAEEIDYIGEKVLPLMQQAGLRK; the protein is encoded by the coding sequence ATGTCGCAGCCCACGTCCCCCTTGCTGGGAGACCAGCCGCTCAAGATCGGGGCGTTCGCCCCGAACGCCAACGGCGGTATCACGATGACCGAGGCGACGCGGTCGCTGAGAGTGTCCTGGGAGCATCAGAAGAAGATCGCCCAGAGCCTCGACCGCTGGGGCTTCGACGTGACGGTGCCGATCGCCCGCTGGAAGGGTTTCGGGGGCTCGACCAACTTCAACGGCAGTGCGCTCGAGACCTTCACCTGGGCTGCGGGCATCGCGGAGGCGACCGAGAACATCGCCGTGGTGGCGACCACCCATGTCGCGACGCTCGACCCCGTCGTGGCCGCGAAGATGGCCGCGACCGTGGATCACATCTCCGGTGGCAGGTTCGGGCTCAACGTGGTCATGGGGTGGAACTCGGTCGAGATGGCCATGATGCAGAACGGGCTGCTGAATCACGAGGAGCGCTACGCCTACGGCGCGGAGTGGCTCGACTTCGTCGAGCGGCTGTGGTCCAGCGACGAGGCGTTCGACGTCGACGGGAAGTTCTTCCGCGCCGTCGGTTGCGAGTCCGAGCCCAAGCCGCTGCAGGACAGGCCGGTGATCATCAATGCCGGCAACTCGAAGACGGGACTGGCCTACTCGGCCAAGTACGCCGACATCAACTTCTTCGTCTCCTCCGACCTCGACCAGATGGCCGCCCATTCGGCAGCCCTGAAGAAGGCGGCCCGCGAGGAGCACGACCGGGAGATCCAGACCATGACCGCGGCGATGGTGATCTGCCGCGACACGGAGGCGGAGGCCCGACGCGTGCACGACGAGATCCTCGAGAAGGCCGACTGGGTCTCCGCCCAGAACCTGATGGCCATCCACGGGGTCGACAGCGACTCGTGGAAGGAGCAGATGACGAAGTTCAAGGAGCGCTTCATCCTGGCGCACGGCGCCACGTCACTGGTCGGCACTCCGGAGCAGGTGGTGGACGGACTCCAGCAGATGGCCGACCACGGGATGCAGGGCGTCCTGATGGGCTTCCTGAACTACGCGGAGGAGATCGACTACATCGGCGAGAAGGTACTGCCGCTGATGCAGCAGGCCGGGCTGCGGAAGTGA
- a CDS encoding SDR family NAD(P)-dependent oxidoreductase gives MGRLTGKHAIITGATGGMGLVACRQFCDEGAIVVGTDLDEEAGRKLEVALQADGLSFTFVAADVATSEGIRRISDTARADLDGRIDVLYNNHGIILGKPLLDTTEAEWDRIHDVDLKSVFLLTKAVVPLMTDGGSIINVASAGALVALPGMSAYCAAKGGLTMFSKGAAADLAPLGIRVNAICPGSIDTPMPRAFFALLSEEDAAAAMEANAAEHFVNRFGRPEEVVTLAVYLASDESTFMTGAAIPIDGGYTAR, from the coding sequence ATGGGTCGACTGACCGGCAAGCACGCGATCATCACCGGCGCGACGGGCGGTATGGGCCTGGTCGCCTGCCGGCAGTTCTGCGACGAGGGCGCCATCGTCGTCGGGACCGATCTCGACGAGGAGGCCGGCCGCAAGCTCGAGGTGGCGCTGCAGGCCGACGGACTGTCGTTCACCTTCGTCGCGGCCGACGTCGCGACGTCGGAGGGGATCCGGCGGATCAGCGACACCGCTCGCGCCGACCTGGACGGCCGGATCGACGTGCTCTACAACAACCACGGCATCATCCTGGGCAAACCGCTGCTCGACACCACCGAGGCGGAGTGGGACAGGATCCACGATGTCGACCTCAAGAGCGTGTTCCTGCTCACCAAGGCGGTCGTCCCGCTGATGACCGACGGCGGGTCGATCATCAACGTGGCCTCGGCAGGCGCCCTCGTCGCGCTGCCGGGGATGTCGGCCTACTGCGCCGCGAAGGGCGGCCTGACGATGTTCTCCAAGGGCGCCGCCGCCGACCTCGCCCCGCTCGGCATCCGCGTCAACGCCATCTGCCCGGGCAGCATCGACACCCCGATGCCCCGCGCCTTCTTCGCGCTGCTGAGTGAGGAGGACGCCGCGGCGGCGATGGAGGCGAACGCCGCAGAGCACTTCGTCAACCGGTTCGGTCGACCGGAGGAGGTGGTCACGCTGGCCGTCTACCTCGCGAGCGACGAATCGACCTTCATGACGGGTGCTGCCATCCCGATCGACGGTGGCTACACCGCGCGCTGA
- a CDS encoding histone-like nucleoid-structuring protein Lsr2: protein MAKQVVETLVDDLDGSEAAETVSFAIDGRQFEIDLSAAHASELRDVVAPFVGAARRAGGGPGRRSYQRASSRSAERSKEENAAIRAWAMQNGLEVSERGRLSSAVLTAYENRETTSAAEPDTAPADAPVAEAEKPKRRSRKKVAVDA, encoded by the coding sequence ATGGCGAAGCAGGTAGTGGAAACGCTCGTCGATGACCTGGACGGCAGCGAGGCAGCCGAGACGGTGTCGTTCGCGATCGACGGACGGCAGTTCGAGATCGATCTCAGTGCAGCGCACGCGTCCGAGCTCCGTGATGTCGTCGCCCCGTTCGTCGGAGCGGCACGCCGGGCAGGTGGTGGGCCGGGTCGCAGGAGCTACCAGCGCGCGAGTTCGAGGTCGGCGGAGAGGTCGAAGGAGGAGAACGCTGCGATCCGGGCATGGGCGATGCAGAACGGCCTGGAGGTCTCGGAGCGGGGGCGTCTGTCGTCCGCGGTGCTGACGGCCTACGAGAACCGCGAGACCACGTCCGCTGCCGAGCCCGACACAGCTCCTGCTGATGCGCCGGTGGCCGAGGCGGAGAAGCCGAAGCGACGTAGCCGCAAGAAGGTCGCCGTCGACGCGTGA
- a CDS encoding DUF2252 domain-containing protein: MSATSVPAQGAGSGPPSRDRPPLDPAGSRPDGTPPTGVTPAEDTPRGRFDSHVFGSLTDPAALRATGVELREATPSAAFSAYRAQAGRPDPVEFVERTNAGRVDDLIALRVGRMAASPFAFLRGSAGLMAADLAGSPTSGVTAWICGDAHASNFGLYASPERRLVMDVNDFDETLIGPWEWDLKRLVTSLVVASRETGSTDDAAAHAAADCARTYRAALRELAAMPVLDAFYLTTDEKTVSHFDVEDLGEVFKRVGKKARRNTSRRVVEKFAERAEHTGWRFLEDPPILTRIDDATAHAVLDGVEEYAERCLDDELRQLLSRYAVADIAHRVVGLGSVGRRSYVMLLHGNGEDSLVLQVKEAGASALAPYADATPYAHDGERIVHGQRWMQTVSDIFLGWTTIEGRPYLVRQFRDMKGSIDPLTLKPNQLDDYARVVGATLARSHAQSADPRILTGYCDGAAGSGHGERFDRAMATFATAYADQTQADHAAVVAAVTSGRLPALVLEG, from the coding sequence GTGTCTGCCACATCGGTTCCCGCGCAGGGCGCCGGGAGCGGACCGCCCAGCCGGGACCGGCCGCCCCTCGACCCTGCCGGCAGCCGCCCGGACGGCACACCGCCGACCGGCGTCACCCCGGCGGAGGACACCCCGCGCGGGCGGTTCGACAGCCACGTCTTCGGGTCACTGACCGACCCCGCCGCGCTGCGCGCCACGGGCGTCGAGCTGCGTGAGGCGACCCCGTCCGCCGCGTTCAGCGCGTACCGGGCGCAGGCGGGCCGCCCGGACCCGGTCGAGTTCGTCGAGCGGACCAACGCCGGGCGGGTCGACGATCTGATCGCGCTGCGGGTGGGTCGGATGGCCGCGTCCCCGTTCGCGTTCCTGCGCGGCAGTGCCGGGCTGATGGCCGCCGACCTCGCGGGTTCCCCCACGTCCGGGGTGACGGCGTGGATCTGCGGGGACGCGCACGCGTCGAACTTCGGCCTGTACGCCTCGCCGGAACGTCGCCTGGTCATGGACGTCAACGACTTCGACGAGACGCTCATCGGCCCGTGGGAGTGGGACCTCAAGCGGCTGGTCACCAGCCTCGTCGTCGCCTCGCGCGAGACGGGCAGCACCGACGACGCGGCCGCCCACGCGGCCGCGGACTGCGCCAGGACCTACCGTGCTGCGCTGCGCGAGCTCGCCGCGATGCCGGTCCTGGACGCGTTCTACCTGACCACCGACGAGAAGACCGTCTCGCACTTCGACGTCGAGGACCTCGGTGAGGTGTTCAAACGGGTCGGCAAGAAGGCGCGCCGCAACACCAGCCGCCGGGTCGTGGAGAAGTTCGCCGAGCGCGCCGAGCACACCGGCTGGCGGTTCCTCGAGGACCCGCCGATCCTCACCCGGATCGACGACGCGACCGCGCACGCCGTCCTCGACGGCGTCGAGGAGTACGCGGAGCGCTGCCTGGACGACGAGCTGCGCCAGCTGCTGTCCCGGTACGCCGTCGCCGACATCGCGCACCGCGTCGTCGGCCTGGGCAGCGTGGGGCGCCGCAGCTACGTCATGCTGCTGCACGGCAACGGCGAGGACTCACTGGTCCTGCAGGTCAAGGAGGCCGGCGCATCCGCGCTCGCGCCCTACGCCGACGCCACCCCGTACGCGCACGACGGCGAGCGCATCGTGCACGGCCAGCGCTGGATGCAGACGGTCAGCGACATCTTCCTGGGCTGGACCACGATCGAGGGCCGCCCCTACCTCGTCCGCCAGTTCCGCGACATGAAGGGCAGCATCGACCCGCTCACGCTCAAGCCCAACCAGCTCGACGACTACGCGCGGGTCGTCGGCGCGACGCTGGCCCGCTCACACGCCCAGTCGGCTGACCCCCGGATACTCACCGGGTACTGCGACGGCGCAGCGGGCTCCGGGCACGGAGAGCGGTTCGACCGGGCCATGGCCACGTTCGCCACCGCCTACGCCGACCAGACCCAGGCCGACCACGCCGCCGTGGTCGCGGCGGTCACGAGCGGCCGCCTCCCCGCCCTCGTGCTGGAGGGTTAG
- a CDS encoding alpha/beta fold hydrolase: MPSVRIGDVEMHYDEAGSGDPVVWIPGTGLAGSMWDTHQVAHFRDRHRCVTVDLRGSGRTVGGHLPPTVADLATDVIGVMDALDLPPAHVVGLSLGSAVAQEIALLRPDRVRSAVLAATWSSTGREKHMQRHFTSRLYALENGPWTSTGSSPSGCRPRA; encoded by the coding sequence ATGCCCAGTGTCCGCATCGGAGACGTCGAGATGCACTACGACGAGGCGGGTTCGGGTGACCCGGTCGTGTGGATCCCGGGGACCGGCCTGGCCGGATCCATGTGGGACACCCACCAGGTCGCCCACTTCCGGGACCGTCACCGCTGCGTGACCGTCGACCTGCGCGGCAGCGGCCGTACCGTCGGCGGCCACCTGCCCCCGACCGTGGCCGACCTCGCAACCGACGTCATCGGCGTGATGGACGCGCTCGACCTGCCGCCCGCGCACGTCGTGGGTCTCAGTCTCGGGTCCGCGGTCGCCCAGGAGATCGCGCTGCTGCGCCCGGACCGCGTGCGCAGCGCCGTGCTGGCCGCAACCTGGTCCTCCACCGGCCGCGAGAAGCACATGCAGCGGCACTTCACCTCGCGCCTGTACGCGCTGGAGAACGGACCCTGGACGTCTACGGGCAGTTCGCCTTCTGGATGTCGTCCCCGAGCGTGA
- a CDS encoding alpha/beta hydrolase encodes MDVYGQFAFWMSSPSVIDDEPDLQTAVEAELRRHMSTRLDGTAAHFRADLVHETADRLPQITCPTMVVYGEEDRITLPRYNEAVAAAIRGAVVARVPRAGHLIWLERPAEFNGHIEAFLRTTVVASRSSA; translated from the coding sequence CTGGACGTCTACGGGCAGTTCGCCTTCTGGATGTCGTCCCCGAGCGTGATCGACGACGAGCCCGATCTCCAGACCGCCGTCGAGGCCGAGCTCCGCCGGCACATGTCGACGCGGCTCGACGGCACAGCGGCGCACTTCCGCGCCGACCTCGTGCACGAGACGGCCGACCGCCTGCCCCAGATCACGTGCCCGACCATGGTGGTCTACGGCGAGGAGGACCGGATCACGCTGCCCCGCTACAACGAAGCCGTGGCAGCGGCGATCCGGGGGGCGGTCGTGGCGCGCGTCCCGCGGGCGGGTCACCTGATCTGGCTGGAGCGGCCTGCCGAGTTCAACGGGCACATCGAGGCGTTCCTGCGGACCACGGTCGTCGCGTCCCGGTCGAGCGCCTGA
- a CDS encoding YciI family protein, whose translation MALFAVVWRYTDDVALLDEVRPRHREYLGGMVERGVVRQAGPFGDGSGGLLLYDVEDEHELATWIAEDPFTVSGVIVESRWWPWTPVVGPLAEPRG comes from the coding sequence ATGGCGCTCTTCGCGGTGGTGTGGCGCTACACCGACGACGTCGCGCTGCTCGACGAGGTTCGCCCGCGGCACCGTGAGTACCTGGGGGGCATGGTGGAGCGGGGGGTGGTGCGCCAAGCCGGACCGTTCGGCGACGGCTCGGGCGGTCTGCTCCTCTACGACGTCGAGGACGAGCACGAGCTGGCGACGTGGATCGCCGAGGACCCCTTCACCGTGAGCGGGGTGATCGTCGAGAGCCGGTGGTGGCCCTGGACCCCGGTCGTCGGGCCCCTGGCCGAGCCCCGCGGGTGA
- a CDS encoding alpha/beta fold hydrolase: protein MSRPSVWSALAGVELSIRYVQVGEWRTRVLEAGEGEPLVLMHGTGGHLEAYAHNIGPLSRRFRVIAYEYPGHGYTTHTTRDLELPDYVAHLDGLLDALGIGRAHLSGESLGGWLALKYAAAHPDRTGRVLLNTPGGTMATPEVMERIRSLSQAAADDPSEERIRARLEWLMADASSVTDELVGIRRAIYARPGFAESMRHLLCLQDPEIRARNLVSDDELAAVAGPALVVWTSDDPSGPAAAGMAMADKMPNAGFEVIKDAGHWPQWEQHEVFNALALEFLTGERG from the coding sequence ATGAGCCGCCCCTCGGTGTGGTCCGCGCTCGCGGGTGTCGAGCTGAGCATCCGGTACGTGCAGGTCGGGGAGTGGCGGACCAGGGTCCTGGAGGCGGGCGAGGGTGAGCCGCTGGTGCTCATGCACGGCACCGGCGGGCACCTGGAGGCCTACGCGCACAACATCGGCCCGCTCTCGCGTCGGTTCCGGGTGATCGCCTACGAGTACCCCGGCCACGGGTACACCACCCACACCACCCGCGACCTGGAGCTGCCGGACTACGTCGCGCACCTCGACGGCCTGCTCGACGCGCTCGGCATCGGACGCGCGCACCTGTCGGGGGAGTCCCTGGGCGGTTGGCTCGCGCTGAAGTACGCCGCCGCGCACCCGGACCGCACCGGCCGGGTGCTGCTCAACACGCCCGGCGGCACGATGGCCACGCCCGAGGTGATGGAGCGGATCCGCAGCCTGTCCCAGGCGGCCGCGGACGATCCGAGCGAGGAGCGGATCCGCGCCCGGCTCGAGTGGCTGATGGCGGACGCCTCGTCGGTCACCGACGAGCTGGTCGGCATCCGCCGCGCGATCTACGCGCGGCCCGGATTCGCCGAGTCGATGCGGCACCTGCTCTGCCTGCAGGACCCGGAGATCCGCGCCCGCAACCTGGTCAGCGACGACGAGCTCGCCGCGGTGGCCGGGCCGGCGCTCGTGGTGTGGACCAGCGACGACCCGTCCGGGCCTGCCGCGGCAGGTATGGCGATGGCCGACAAGATGCCGAACGCCGGCTTCGAGGTGATCAAGGACGCCGGGCACTGGCCGCAGTGGGAGCAGCACGAGGTCTTCAACGCCCTCGCGCTCGAGTTCCTGACCGGGGAGCGGGGCTGA
- a CDS encoding cysteine hydrolase family protein has protein sequence MELEPRRTAFIAVHYQNDVITRDGAFGAFFAEQAAAAGVVPTTRTLQEAARAAGSLVVYTRVAFQPGYGDLVGNFPLLAMVGQQGCLVDGTSAAAIVDELTPQDGDIVVTHQRVSGFVGSELDAVLRGRGVDTVVITGVATNMSIESTARSAGDLGYRTIVVADACSAAAPEVHQASLDSLGMLGEVVSSSDVLEALKVPAVSA, from the coding sequence ATGGAGCTCGAGCCCCGCCGGACCGCGTTCATCGCGGTGCACTACCAGAACGACGTGATCACCCGGGACGGTGCCTTCGGCGCCTTCTTCGCCGAGCAGGCCGCGGCGGCCGGTGTCGTCCCGACCACCAGGACGCTGCAGGAGGCGGCACGCGCCGCGGGCTCCCTCGTGGTGTACACCCGTGTGGCGTTCCAGCCCGGTTACGGCGACCTGGTGGGCAACTTCCCGTTGCTCGCGATGGTCGGGCAGCAGGGCTGCCTGGTCGACGGGACGTCCGCGGCCGCCATCGTCGACGAGCTCACCCCGCAGGACGGCGACATCGTCGTGACGCACCAGCGCGTGAGCGGGTTCGTCGGCAGCGAGCTCGACGCGGTGCTGCGCGGCCGGGGCGTCGACACCGTCGTGATCACCGGCGTCGCCACGAACATGTCGATCGAGAGCACGGCGCGCAGTGCGGGCGACCTCGGCTACCGCACGATCGTCGTCGCCGACGCGTGCAGCGCCGCTGCCCCGGAGGTCCACCAGGCGTCGCTGGACAGCCTCGGCATGCTCGGCGAGGTCGTGAGCAGCTCGGACGTGCTCGAGGCGCTGAAGGTCCCGGCGGTGAGCGCATGA
- a CDS encoding 3-carboxyethylcatechol 2,3-dioxygenase has translation MTLALCTTSHTPLMGKADPAPDVTGRVEDAFDRARAFIRDYDPELVVIFGPDHYNGFFYEVMPPFCIAAAAESVGDYGLPKGPLPVDADAARHIAAEVLAEGVDVAVSERMQVDHGFSQPLALLFGAIDVVPVVPVFINCVAEPLGPVARARHLGAAVGRAAAGLDRRVLLVGSGGLSHDPPVPQLRGAPPEVAERLIAGRNPTAQERAVREARVVGAIADFAAGTSDLMPLNPHWDADMMALLASGEIERIDDRPNTWFVEHAGHSSHEVRTWIAAYAALGAAGRYAVETSFYEAIPEWIAGFGLTTARTVTS, from the coding sequence ATGACGCTGGCGCTGTGTACGACCTCCCACACCCCGCTGATGGGCAAGGCCGATCCGGCCCCGGATGTCACGGGGAGGGTGGAGGACGCGTTCGACCGGGCCCGCGCGTTCATCCGCGACTACGACCCCGAACTCGTGGTGATCTTCGGTCCGGACCACTACAACGGCTTCTTCTACGAGGTCATGCCCCCCTTCTGCATCGCCGCCGCCGCGGAGTCGGTCGGGGACTACGGACTGCCGAAGGGGCCGCTCCCGGTCGATGCCGACGCGGCGCGCCACATCGCGGCGGAGGTGCTCGCGGAGGGAGTCGACGTCGCGGTCTCCGAGCGCATGCAGGTCGACCACGGGTTCTCCCAGCCGCTCGCGCTGCTGTTCGGGGCGATCGACGTCGTCCCCGTCGTTCCCGTCTTCATCAACTGCGTGGCCGAGCCGCTCGGGCCGGTTGCCAGGGCCCGCCATCTCGGAGCGGCCGTCGGACGCGCTGCGGCCGGCCTCGACAGGCGCGTGCTGCTCGTCGGCTCCGGAGGCCTCTCGCACGACCCGCCGGTGCCCCAGCTGAGGGGTGCCCCGCCGGAGGTCGCCGAGCGGCTGATCGCCGGCCGCAACCCGACCGCGCAGGAGCGGGCGGTGCGCGAGGCCAGGGTCGTCGGCGCGATCGCCGACTTCGCCGCGGGCACCTCCGACCTGATGCCGCTGAACCCCCACTGGGACGCGGACATGATGGCGCTGCTCGCCTCCGGCGAGATCGAGCGCATCGACGATCGGCCGAACACGTGGTTCGTCGAGCACGCAGGCCACTCCTCGCACGAGGTGCGCACCTGGATCGCGGCCTACGCCGCGCTCGGCGCCGCCGGCCGGTACGCGGTCGAGACCTCCTTCTACGAGGCGATCCCGGAGTGGATCGCCGGATTCGGGCTCACCACCGCCCGCACCGTCACCTCCTGA
- a CDS encoding GntR family transcriptional regulator: MSSDPSAWSVSPAGFTGRRPTAQGLGSLVYEQIKERLLDGVLAAGQRLQVEALKAEFRVSKQPVMEALRRLSGEGLVEIIPQVGCQVRDYPHQEVEDFFRLFGGMEGTITEIAAARRTDAQIALLEQVEDQIGALRHGDDAGVRSRGYRLHNRRFHAVVHEMARSPIMAATSQRMWDLSDFLINTMGSTAPLSEALEQRHADHERIVRALRAADGATARRETEAHIIGTIGIIWPQPSIVEHNG; the protein is encoded by the coding sequence ATGAGCAGTGATCCAAGCGCGTGGTCGGTCTCCCCCGCCGGTTTCACCGGCAGGCGGCCGACCGCCCAAGGGCTCGGCTCGCTCGTGTACGAGCAGATCAAGGAGCGACTCCTCGACGGCGTCCTCGCCGCGGGCCAGCGGCTGCAGGTCGAGGCCCTCAAGGCCGAGTTCCGGGTGAGCAAGCAGCCGGTCATGGAGGCGCTGCGTCGGCTCTCCGGCGAAGGCCTGGTCGAGATCATTCCCCAGGTCGGCTGCCAGGTGCGCGACTACCCGCACCAGGAGGTCGAGGACTTCTTCAGGCTCTTCGGTGGCATGGAGGGCACGATCACCGAGATTGCGGCGGCCCGGCGCACCGACGCGCAGATCGCGCTGCTCGAGCAGGTGGAGGACCAGATCGGCGCGCTGCGCCACGGGGACGATGCAGGTGTCCGCAGCCGCGGTTACCGGCTGCACAACCGCCGGTTCCACGCCGTGGTGCACGAGATGGCCAGGTCGCCGATCATGGCGGCCACCAGCCAGCGGATGTGGGACCTCAGTGACTTCCTGATCAACACCATGGGGAGCACGGCGCCGCTGTCCGAGGCCCTCGAGCAGCGGCACGCCGATCACGAGCGCATCGTTCGGGCCCTCCGCGCCGCCGACGGGGCCACCGCGCGGCGCGAGACCGAGGCCCACATCATCGGCACGATCGGGATCATCTGGCCGCAGCCGTCGATCGTCGAGCACAACGGCTGA